One window of the Acinonyx jubatus isolate Ajub_Pintada_27869175 chromosome A2, VMU_Ajub_asm_v1.0, whole genome shotgun sequence genome contains the following:
- the LEP gene encoding leptin isoform X2, which translates to MLCGPLCRFLWLWPYLSYVEAVPIRKVQDDTKTLIKTIVTRINDISHTSVSSKQRVAGLDFIPGLHPVLSLSKMDQTLAIYQQILTGLPSRNVVQISNDLENLRDLLHLLASSKNCPLPRARGPETLESLGGALEASLYSTEVVALSRLQASLQDMLWRLDLSPGC; encoded by the exons ATGCTTTGTGGACCCTTGTGCCGATTCCTGTGGCTTTGGCCCTATCTGTCCTATGTTGAAGCTGTGCCAATCCGAAAAGTCCAGGATGACACCAAAACCCTCATCAAGACGATTGTCACCAGGATCAATGACATTTCACACACG TCTGTCTCCTCCAAACAGAGAGTCGCTGGTCTTGACTTCATTCCTGGGCTCCACCCTGTCCTGAGTTTGTCCAAGATGGACCAGACATTGGCCATCTACCAACAGATCCTCACCGGTCTGCCTTCTAGAAACGTGGTCCAAATATCTAATGACCTAGAGAACCTCCGGGACCTTCTCCACCTGCTGGCTTCCTCCAAGAACTGTCCCTTGCCCCGGGCCAGGGGCCCGGAGACCCTCGAGAGCCTGGGCGGTGCCCTGGAAGCCTCACTCTACTCCACGGAGGTGGTGGCCCTGAGCCGGCTGCAGGCTTCTCTACAGGACATGCTTTGGCGGCTGGACCTCAGCCCTGGGTGCTGA
- the LEP gene encoding leptin isoform X1, with protein sequence MLCGPLCRFLWLWPYLSYVEAVPIRKVQDDTKTLIKTIVTRINDISHTQSVSSKQRVAGLDFIPGLHPVLSLSKMDQTLAIYQQILTGLPSRNVVQISNDLENLRDLLHLLASSKNCPLPRARGPETLESLGGALEASLYSTEVVALSRLQASLQDMLWRLDLSPGC encoded by the exons ATGCTTTGTGGACCCTTGTGCCGATTCCTGTGGCTTTGGCCCTATCTGTCCTATGTTGAAGCTGTGCCAATCCGAAAAGTCCAGGATGACACCAAAACCCTCATCAAGACGATTGTCACCAGGATCAATGACATTTCACACACG CAGTCTGTCTCCTCCAAACAGAGAGTCGCTGGTCTTGACTTCATTCCTGGGCTCCACCCTGTCCTGAGTTTGTCCAAGATGGACCAGACATTGGCCATCTACCAACAGATCCTCACCGGTCTGCCTTCTAGAAACGTGGTCCAAATATCTAATGACCTAGAGAACCTCCGGGACCTTCTCCACCTGCTGGCTTCCTCCAAGAACTGTCCCTTGCCCCGGGCCAGGGGCCCGGAGACCCTCGAGAGCCTGGGCGGTGCCCTGGAAGCCTCACTCTACTCCACGGAGGTGGTGGCCCTGAGCCGGCTGCAGGCTTCTCTACAGGACATGCTTTGGCGGCTGGACCTCAGCCCTGGGTGCTGA